The following proteins are co-located in the Macadamia integrifolia cultivar HAES 741 chromosome 3, SCU_Mint_v3, whole genome shotgun sequence genome:
- the LOC122072628 gene encoding keratin, type I cytoskeletal 10-like: MSSEQHHHLFHHHKEGKPTEEAMYSQGLGVTYEGDMGRASQGTYGGDGMGMGRVSQAPYGGGDGMGGTYGGSQANYGGGDGMGATYGGSQANYGSGDGMGATYGGDGRGRVSQASYGGDGMGRVSSNTQDYDREEKHDKRMEHLGELGAAASGVFAEHERHKSQKDPEHAHRHKIEEEIAGAGAVGGAGYALHEHHEKKEAEEEEREAHGKKHHHLF; encoded by the exons ATGTCTTCGGAGCAACACCACCACCTCTTCCACCACCACAAGGAGGGGAAACCCACGGAGGAAGCTATGTATTCTCAGGGCTTGGGAGTCACTTATGAGGGTGACATGGGCCGTGCCTCTCAAGGCACTTATGGAGGTGATGGCATGGGCATGGGTCGTGTCTCTCAAGCCCCTTATGGAGGTGGTGATGGCATGGGAGGCACTTATGGAGGCTCTCAGGCCAATTATGGAGGTGGTGATGGCATGGGAGCCACTTATGGAGGCTCTCAGGCCAATTATGGAAGTGGTGATGGTATGGGAGCCACTTATGGAGGTGATGGCAGGGGCCGTGTCTCTCAGGCCAGTTATGGAGGAGATGGCATGGGCCGTGTCTCCTCCAACACTCAGGATTATGACAGGGAGGAGAAGCACGACAAGCGCATGGAACACCTAGGTGAGCTAGGTGCTGCAGCATCTGGTGTTTTTGCTGAG CACGAGAGGCACAAGTCTCAGAAAGATCCTGAGCATGCTCACAGGCACAAGATCGAGGAGGAGATTGCAGGAGCTGGTGCAGTGGGTGGCGCTGGATATGCCTTGCATGAGCACCATGAGAAGAAAGAAGCcgagg